The following proteins are co-located in the Camelina sativa cultivar DH55 chromosome 12, Cs, whole genome shotgun sequence genome:
- the LOC104731099 gene encoding V-type proton ATPase subunit G2, with amino-acid sequence MESNHGGGIQQLLAAEHEAQQIVNAARTAKMTRLKQAKDEAETEIAEHKTSTEQGFQRKLEATSGDSGANVKRLEQETDAKIEQLKNEASRISKGVVEMLLKNVTTVNN; translated from the exons atggaatccAATCATGGAGGAGGGATCCAGCAATTGCTTGCTGCTGAACACGAAGCTCAGCAGATTGTCAATGCTGCTAGGACCG CAAAAATGACAAGACTGAAGCAAGCCAAGGATGAGGCTGAAACAGAGATTGCTGAACACAAAACCAGTACAGAGCAAGGTTTCCAGAGGAAACTCGAAGCG ACAAGCGGAGATTCAGGTGCAAATGTGAAGAGGCTTGAGCAAGAGACTGATGCCAAAATCGAGCAATTGAAGAACGAAGCTTCGAGAATTTCCAAAGGTGTTGTGGAAATGCTTCTGAAAAATGTGACCACAGTGAACAACTGA
- the LOC104733337 gene encoding uncharacterized protein LOC104733337, whose protein sequence is MIICPCKDCRNVVRQLNSVVVEHLVIRGMDEAYKVHSDWYHHGDVKSVDEFQSKPTQWNEEVFELYKAAEFFDQELAFRGDLADQPVGDLSEIAEGEDQQEDEFLAKIRDAETPLYPSCSNHSKLSAIVTLFRIKTHNGWSDKSFNELLQTLPSMLPDGNVFHTSLYDVKKFLKSFHMGYEKIDACVNDCCLFRKKLKKLDKCPKCNASRWKTNKRTNEVKKGVPQKVLRYFPIIPRLKRMFRSEDMAKDLRWHYTNKSTDGKLRHPVDSVTWAQMNEKYPSFAAEERNIRLGLSTDGFNPFNMKNSNYSSWPVLLVNYNLPPHLCMKKENIMLTLLIPGPQQPGNNIDVYLEPLIEDLNHLWKNGELTYDAFSKSTFTLKAMLLWTISDFPAYGNLAGCKVKGKMGCPMCGKNTDSMWLKFSRKHVYMCHRKGLAPTHRYREKKTWFDGKVEHRRKSRILTGHEVHQNLKNFQNDFGNVKKAGMKRKRTVYKEPVFDSDDDESESDEDEEVEVDEDELSRWKKRSILFTLPYWEDLPVRHNLDVMHIEKNVTHSIVSTLLHCGKSKDGLNARKDLQHLGLRKELHPTTKGKRTYLPAAPWSLSKNEKKIFCKRLFHFKGPDGYCSNISRGVSVEECKVGGLKSHDYHVLMQQLLPVALRGLLPKGPRTAILRLCAFFNHLCQRVIDIEVITVLEAEIVETLCMFERFFPPTFFDIMVHLTVHLGREARLGGPVHFRWMYPFERYMKVLKDFVRNPARPEGCIAESYLAEESMLFCNEFLKKTTNVEEKPERNVEYVNSSILEGRPISAGTSFTLTEMEKNIAHLAVIQNTAAFDHXWCECK, encoded by the coding sequence ATGATAATATGTCCTTGTAAAGACTGTCGTAATGTAGTACGACAGTTAAACAGTGTTGTGGTTGAGCATCTTGTAATAAGAGGGATGGATGAGGCATACAAGGTGCATAgtgattggtatcatcatggagatGTGAAGTCAGTAGATGAATTTCAAAGTAAACCAACTCAGTGGAATGAggaagtttttgagttatataaagcTGCTGAATTTTTTGATCAAGAGTTGGCTTTTAGAGGTGACTTAGCTGACCAACCTGTGGGCGACTTAAGTGAGATTGCAGAGGGTGAGGACCAACAAGAGGATGAGTTCCTTGCAAAGATCCGGGATGCTGAAACCCCACTATACCCTAGCTGTTCAAACCACAGCAAGTTATCGGCTATTGTGACTTTGTTTAGGATTAAGACACATAATGGCTGGTCGGATAAGAGCTTCAATGAACTGCTTCAGACATTGCCAAGCATGTTGCCAGATGGTAATGTCTTTCACACATCATTGTATGAtgtcaagaaatttttaaagagcTTTCATATGGGATATGAAAAGATCGACGCATGTGTTAATGATTGCTGCCTCTTcagaaagaagttaaagaagctTGATAAATGTCCCAAATGTAATGCTTCACGGTGGAAGACTAATAAGCGGACTAATGAGGTAAAGAAAGGTGTCCCACAGAAAGtattaagatattttccaaTTATACCAAGGCTGAAGAGAATGTTCAGATCAGAGGACATGGCTAAGGACTTACGGTGGCATTACACTAACAAGAGCACTGATGGAAAACTTCGACATCCAGTAGATTCTGTTACATGGGCTCAGATGAATGAGAAGTATCCTTCATTTGCAGCTGAAGAAAGGAACATACGGCTTGGGCTGTCCACAGATGGATTTAATCCATTCAACATGAAGAATAGTAATTATAGTAGCTGGCCTGTGCTATTGGTAAACTACAATTTGCCTCCTCACCTTtgtatgaagaaggagaatataATGTTGACATTATTGATTCCTGGTCCACAACAACCAGGTAATAATATTGATGTCTACCTAGAACCTCTTATTGAGGATTTGAATCATCTGTGGAAGAATGGAGAGCTAACGTATGATGCTTTTAGTAAAAGTACATTTACTCTAAAGGCAATGCTTCTCTGGACCATTAGTGATTTTCCTGCGTATGGAAATCTTGCTGGTTGTAAAGTAAAAGGTAAAATGGGATGTCCTATGTGTGGGAAAAATACTGATAGTATGTGGTTGAAGTTTAGCAGGAAACATGTCTACATGTGTCATAGAAAAGGTTTGGCTCCAACACACAGATATAGGGAAAAGAAGACTTGGTTTGATGGAAAAGTTGAGCATAGGAGAAAGTCAAGAATTTTAACTGGTCATGAAGTTCATCAGAATCTGAAAAACTTCCAAAATGATTTCGGAAATGTGAAAAAGGCtgggatgaagagaaagagaactgTCTATAAAGAACCAGTGTttgacagtgatgatgatgaaagtgaatccgatgaagatgaggaagtaGAAGTAGATGAAGATGAGTTATCAAGGTGGAAGAAAAGATCCATTTTATTTACTCTGCCTTATTGGGAGGATCTACCAGTACGGCATAATTTGGATGTAATGCACATAGAAAAGAATGTGACTCACAGCATTGTATCCACATTGTTGCATTGTGGAAAATCTAAGGATGGTCTTAATGCTCGTAAGGATCTTCAACATCTTGGTCTAAGAAAAGAGTTGCATCCTACCACAAAAGGAAAGAGAACATATCTTCCAGCAGCACCTTGGTCTTTGTccaagaatgagaagaagattttttgCAAACGACTATTTCATTTTAAAGGTCCAGATGGATACTGTTCTAATATTTCAAGAGGAGTTTCAGTAGAAGAGTGTAAGGTAGGAGGTCTGAAATCACATGATTATCATGTCTTGATGCAACAGCTTCTCCCGGTTGCACTTAGAGGATTGTTACCAAAAGGTCCTAGAACAGCAATACTACGGCTATGCGCATTCTTCAATCATTTGTGTCAGAGAGTTATTGATATTGAGGTTATTACAGTATTGGAAGCTGAAATTGTAGAAACGCTTTGTATGTTTGAAAGGTTTTTCCCTCCAACCTTCTTTGATATCATGGTACACTTGACTGTTCATCTAGGAAGAGAAGCTAGACTAGGAGGACCTGTGCATTTTAGGTGGATGTACCCATTTGAGAGgtatatgaaagttctaaaagattttgtaaGAAATCCTGCAAGACCAGAGGGTTGTATAGCAGAGTCATATCTTGCAGAAGAAAGCATGCTGTTTTGTAATGAGTTTCTGAAAAAGACAACCAATGTAGAAGAAAAACCTGAGAGGAATGTAGAGTATGTGAACAGCTCTATATTAGAAGGTCGTCCAATATCAGCAGGAACGTCATTCACTCTTACTGAAATGGAGAAGAATATAGCCCATCTTGCTGTCATTCAAAATACAGCTGCCTTTGATCATTNATGGTGTGAGTGTAAGTGA
- the LOC104731101 gene encoding uncharacterized protein LOC104731101 gives MQARFELDEDWQRISVIHQMGHLWRSHKSVTVKAINLAANNQERMNLRPPNIGPVDWQKFVKLKTSAAFKAVSEKYKAKRKNQIPHTTSRKGISRLTEEMKAESEDPSSVTRLDVWIKSRTKKDGTPVDTNAADLIQKAAEIGGSDAPAFLTNPDEDHLAKLLGPDNSGRLRAMGRGMSKTKLACLQMQSKCMAEMEERQVKLVKQVNALESELGRIKNQRPEAEMDENSAARVTYSYFFSYQLSDSS, from the exons ATGCAGGCAAGGTTTGAGCTTGATGAAGATTGGCAAAGGATATCTGTGATTCACCAGATGGGACATTTGTGGCGATCACACAAGTCTGTCACGGTGAAGGCTATAAATTTGGCTGCAAATAACCAAGAGAGGATGAATTTGAGACCACCAAATATTGGTCCTGTTGATTGGCAAAAATTTGTCAAACTCAAAACTAGTGCTGCATTTAAG GCCGTGAGtgagaaatataaagcaaaaagaaagaatcagataCCTCACACCACTAGTCGTAAAGGGATCAGCAGACTAACAGAAGAAATG AAAGCTGAAAGTGAAGATCCTTCCAGCGTGACAAGACTAGATGTTTGGATCAAGTCTCGCACCAAAAAGGATGGTACACCAGTAGATACGAATGCAGCTGATTTGATT CAAAAAGCAGCTGAAATTGGTGGAAGTGATGCTccagcatttttaacaaatccagATGAAGATCACCTCGCCAAGCTTTTAGGACCTGACAATTCTGGTAGGCTGAGGGCAATGGGTAGAGGCATGAGTAAGACCAAATTAGCTTGTTTACAAATGCAGAGCAAGTGTATGGCTGAAATGGAAGAGCGGcaagtaaaattagtaaaacaggTCAATGCCTTGGAAAGTGAACTTGGCAGAATCAAGAATCAG agaccagaagctgaaatggatgaaaactcagctgcaagagtaacatattcttacttcttttcatatcagctaagtgattcttcttag